In Rhodococcus pseudokoreensis, the DNA window GAAGGAAGCGGTGACCATCGGGTCCTGGTGTTGCACGGCTGGGCGCTGGACAGCAGCGTATGGCTCACCGCCCGAGCCCGGACGGATCAGTCCCGCTTCACCTACGCGTACCTCGACTTTCCAGGATACGGGGTCAACCGGCCCGAAGCACCGGCCGACGGAATCGACGGGATGGCCGCGGTCGCCCTCGACGCCGCCGATCAGCTCGGATGGTCGACCTTTTCCGTTCTCGGACATTCGATGGGGGGCACCACAGCGCTTCGGGTGGCGACCCTCGCACCTGAACGCGTGACCTCGGTCGTCGCACTGACGCCCGTCTCCCCGGCAGGTACCCCTCTCGACGAAGCGACCTACGGTTCCTTCGCCGGGGCCTGGGCAGACCCGGGTGCAGCCATCCGTGGCGCACTGGCACCACACATCGACGAGACAGATCTGAAGAACCTCGTCGACCGCAACCGCTCGACGATGGACCAGGCAACCTGGGAGTCCTACCTGAAGAACTGGACCAGTCCCGACTTCCTCGACCAGATGGGCACCTACGAAGGGCCTACCACCCTGATCGTGGGTGAGAGCGACCCGTTCGTCACCGCCGAGTACCTCGGGGACACGTTGGCGGCCTTGAAGAACGGGAACCTGAAGACCGTTCGGGGCAAAGCCGGGCACTACCCCATGGTGGAGAACGCTCCGGAGACGGTGGCGTTGTCGGAGCAATCTCTGTACTGATCTGACCGGGAACGCAATCCGGGTTCCGACCATGCCACGTTCGAATCACGAATCCAGGGAGGATTCTCACCATGTTGAATCACGTTGTGACATTCAAATGGAAGCAGGACGTCAGTGACGAGCACATTGAGTCCTTTCACGAAGCTCTGAGCGCAGTCTCGGAGAAGATTCCGGAGGTCGTGGAATACCGTTACGGAAGGGATCTGGCCCTCAAGCCCGGCAGCGGCGACTACGCAATCTCCGCGACCTTCGAAGACGTTCCCGACTTTCGCACATACCTGGCACATCCCGATCATGTGCGCCTCGTCCAGGAATTCATCTCGGTGATGGCCGAATCGTATTCGTCCGTTCAGATCGAATTCGCCTCGCGATAGGCGCGACCGGACCGTCGTTCGTCGAACGACGGTCCGGTCGACAGTGTCGCTCGTTTCCGAAAGTTGTGATCCAGTGGTGAGTGTCGAACACACCGGGCAGGCCCCGTCACGTGGTGCCCTGAGCCGTCCCGTCTCGGTGCGTGACGACGCGGCTGCGTGGGTGGAGGCGTGGCCGGATGCCCGAATAC includes these proteins:
- a CDS encoding alpha/beta fold hydrolase, translated to MNAIAAIEGSGDHRVLVLHGWALDSSVWLTARARTDQSRFTYAYLDFPGYGVNRPEAPADGIDGMAAVALDAADQLGWSTFSVLGHSMGGTTALRVATLAPERVTSVVALTPVSPAGTPLDEATYGSFAGAWADPGAAIRGALAPHIDETDLKNLVDRNRSTMDQATWESYLKNWTSPDFLDQMGTYEGPTTLIVGESDPFVTAEYLGDTLAALKNGNLKTVRGKAGHYPMVENAPETVALSEQSLY
- a CDS encoding Dabb family protein; this encodes MLNHVVTFKWKQDVSDEHIESFHEALSAVSEKIPEVVEYRYGRDLALKPGSGDYAISATFEDVPDFRTYLAHPDHVRLVQEFISVMAESYSSVQIEFASR